Proteins encoded together in one Gallus gallus isolate bGalGal1 chromosome 18, bGalGal1.mat.broiler.GRCg7b, whole genome shotgun sequence window:
- the QRICH2 gene encoding glutamine-rich protein 2, translated as MASLSLSELLDAAIGTPEVGAVNFTALHSLLYAMLQHLGLQHLPAVGRAATPGEHPQHRGRPPGTASSSAAPAVLKDGSEGEDSDDSGGSEAVLRPQDLLEELGGMRAAQSQMGEDLRVIKGMLGLEDGRDTAAQQWGRRDGVGSDSGVGRPGAHLEPKQGADRDQLSATESSASDDDIQREDGPWGPAGGPETRPASRAGKRTAGARPDPLGTQARMRRASQTPGKWAGTASDQAGTPGATATTPGTQPGSPGTQVTTPGTQPGPPGTQPMAPGTQPGSPGTLGTQPAPPWSQGGAVGAQPGLPSAAPHTQTAPSEATPGAMGTGLDDVRSKGRGEASQLLSPTAPGAETSPGIDTGSASPARGLAVPEVSGHDVGTAEALKQLSHLCRALEERVARLEATKSDRTELEELRLPFLEGGQESIASVLTDLRDRLSALQDVASDLHGEKEKIKQLQDAFGKLGVMGADGKVDGSLQLGSVLQEMKRELKELREKQDAARATLEQLVADTANRLQEQLDELRSMLGSTELAVHPPGSAEQDEEAPCPVCSTDVGAQLGRLLQRYEQLQELVESVSARQAAGKAGRQRAGRGQQDEELLKHIQAAITQVQGDCEKLSCVTGNLMDDRHQRQRDIEALFQSLERLEKEKVDKEELVLEIDVKADRAALAGKVSCAQFDAAVEQLNGLIGEMLSKVTGQEQDWHQVQQKLIEELDSKLDRLELAPLRQQLEERWRSVLKQLKESTPRVEADDAAGIRKQLLAHFHCVSCDRPLHMLVPGPHIVTIPPLPPLPSRAAVRPRATFQPEHGHREQGVQQVQHGFLQVPRRCGGQHTVTHPLQRCPRPPQLPPYGPAPPHPHGIAKEHAEMELLGQDGHIYKGRWDVQLPALAGKEGSPRDKPKLSSRHWGAQDTNLLPTRPHSALSPLSQPGTQRLQEQRPMSSHGRLPHLWPSQGREESPTAGSRGGTPSETHPWAPGGPMGCGQ; from the exons ATGGCCTCCCTCAGCCTATCCGAGCTGCTGGACGCGGCCATCGGGACGCCCGAAGTTGGGGCCGTCAACTTCACGGCGCTGCACAGCCTGCTGTACGCCATGCTGCAGCACCtgggcctgcagcacctcccgGCCGTGGGGCGGGCGGCCACCCCCGGGGAGCACCCCCAGCATCGGGGGCGGCCACcgggcactgccagcagctccgCAGCCCCCGCCGTGCTGAAGGACGGGAGCGAAGGAGAGGACAGCGACGACTCCGGGGGCTCCGAG gCCGTGCTCCGCCCCCAGGACCTCCTCGAGGAGCTCGGTGGGATGAGGGCGGCGCAGTCCCAAATGGGAGAGGACCTGCGGGTGATTAAGGGCATGCTGGGCCTG GAGGACGGCCGGGACACCGCAGCGCAGCAGTGGGGCCGCCGTGATGGGGTGGGGTCTGACAGTGGCGTGGGACGGCCGGGAGCGCATCTCGAGCCCAAGCAG GGAGCTGACAGGGACCAACTTTCAGCCACCGAATCCTCCGCGTCTGATGACGACATCCAACGCGAGGATGGCCCGTGGGGACCCGCAGGGGGACCAGAGACACGGCCTGCATCCAGGGCTGGCAAACGGACTGCAGGAGCACGGCCGGACCCCCTGGGGACGCAAGCAAGGATGAGGAGAGCATCACAGACCCCTGGGAAGTGGGCAGGCACTGCCTCAGatcaagcagggacacctggGGCCACTGCCACCACCCCAGGGACGCAGCCGGGGTCCCCTGGCACCCAGGTCACCACCCCAGGGACGCAGCCGGGGCCCCCTGGCACGCAGCCCATGGCCCCAGGAACACAGCCGGGGTCCCCTGGCaccctgggaacacagccagCACCCCCGTGGTCCCAAGGAGGAGCGGTTGGGGCTCAGCCGGGCCTCCCCAGCGCAGCACCCCACACTCAGACCGCCCCCTCCGAAGCCACCCCCGGTGCCATGGGGACAGGGCTGGATGATGTACGCTCCAAAGGCAGAGGCGAAGCTTCGCAGCTCCTATCACCCACTGCTCCGGGAGCTGAGACGTCCCCTGGCATCGACACTGGCTCCGCATCCCCTGCACGAGGGCTGGCAGTGCCTGAGGTCTCTGGCCATGATGTGGGGACAGCGGAGGCTCTCAAGCAGCTCAGCCACCTCTGCAGAGCCCTGGAGGAGCGGGTGGCCCGGCTGGAGGCCACGAAGTCGGACCGCActgagctggaggagctgcgtcTGCCTTTCCTGGAGGGAG GCCAGGAGAGCATCGCCAGCGTGCTGACCGACCTCCGGGACCGCCTGTCTGCACTGCAGGACGTGGCCAGCGACCTGCACGGCGAGAAGGAGAAG ATCAAACAGCTGCAGGATGCCTTCGGGAAgctgggggtgatgggggcCGACGGGAAAGTGGacggcagcctgcagctggg GTCCGTGCTGCAGGAAATGAAGAgggagctgaaggagctgagggaGAAGCAGGATGCAGCCAGAGCCACGCTGGAGCAGCTGGTGGCTGACACTGCCAACcgcctgcaggagcag CTGGACGAGCTGCGCTCCATGCTGGGCAGCACCGAGCTGGCCGTGCACCCCCCcggcagtgcagagcaggacGAGGAGGCCCCGTGCCCGGTGTGCAGCACGGATGtgggggcacagctggggcGGCTGCTGCAGCGCTACGAGCAGCTCCAGGAGTTGGTGGAGTCGGTGTCAGCGCGGCAGGCGGCGGGCAAGGCGGGCAGGCAGCGGGCGGGCAGGGGGCAG CAGGACgaggagctgctgaagcacATCCAGGCTGCCATCACCCAGGTGCAGGGGGACTGCGAGAAGCTCAGCTGCGTCACCGGGAACCTCATGGACGACCGCCACCAGAGGCAGAGGGACATCGAG GCTCTGTTCCAGTCCCTGGAgaggctggagaaggagaaggtgGACAAGGAGGAGCTGGTGCTGGAGATCGACGTG AAAGCCGACAGAGCCGCCCTGGCCGGCAAAGTCAGCTGCGCCCAGTTTGATGCGGCCGTGGAGCAGCTGAATGGGCTGATCGGGGAGATGCTGAGCAAGGTGACGGGGCAGGAGCAGGACTGGCACCAGGTGCAGCAGAAGCTGATTGAGGAGCTGGACTCCAAG TTGGACCGCCTGGAGTTGGCCCCGCTGCGGCAGCAGTTGGAGGAGCGCTGGAGGAGCGTCctgaagcagctgaaggagagcACACCGCGGGTGGAGGCCGACGACGCTGCTGGGATTCGGAA gcagctgctggcccATTTCCACTGCGTGTCCTGCGACCGACCCCTGCACATGCTGGTGCCTGGACC GCACATCGTGACCATTCCACCGCTGCCACCGCTGCCTTCGCGCGCCGCCGTGCGCCCCCGCGCCACCTTCCAGCCGGAGCATGGCCACAg GGAGCAGGGGGTCCAGCAGGTCCAGCACGGGTTCCTGCAGGTGCCGCGGCGCTGTGGGGGGCAGCACACCGTCACCCACCCACTGCAGCGCTGCCCACgacccccacagctcccacccTACGGCCCCGCGccaccacatccccatggcATCGCCAAGGAG CACGCCgagatggagctgctgggcCAGGATGGGCACATCTACAAGGGCCGGTGGGACGTTCAGCTGCCTGCCCTCGCAGGGAAGGAGG GCTCACCGAGGGATAAGCCCAAGCTGTCCTCCAGGCACTGGGGTGCTCAGGACACCAACCTCCTGCCCACGCGGCCCCACAGTGCCCTATCCCCACTCAGCCAGCCAG GCacacagaggctgcaggagcagcgcCCAATGTCATCCCACGGCCGCCTGCCCCACCTCTGGCCATCACAGGGCAGAGAAGAAagccccacagcagggagcagagggggaaCCCCGTCTGAAACCCACCCCTGGGCACCCGGTGGGCCCATGGGCTGCGGCCAGTAG